The following proteins are co-located in the Spinactinospora alkalitolerans genome:
- a CDS encoding glycoside hydrolase family 13 protein, whose amino-acid sequence MQLTPEPDTAAPSARRGWWRDAVIYQVYVRSFADSNGDGEGDLPGIRQRLPKLAALGVDAVWLTPFYVSPLADGGYDVADYRDVDPRFGTLADFDELLESAHDLGLRVIIDIVPNHTSSAHRWFREAVEAGPGSPERRRYVFRPGKGPDGDEPPNNWKSIFGGAAWTRLKRPDGTPEEWYLHLFDAEQPDLDWTSPEVRDEFDDVLRFWLDRGVDGFRIDVAHGMVKDPSLPDIAEGQEAGLLDGHTRLPYFDQDGVHEIYRHWRALLDGYDDRAMVAEAWVEDAQRVARYLRPDELHQAFNFEYLTAPWRSAGLRTVIEGSLAANAAVGAPTTWVLSNHDVVRHVTRFGGGEAGLRRAGAATLLMLALPGSVYLYQGEELGLPEVTDLPEESLQDPTWERSGRTERGRDGCRVPLPWEGAEPPFGFGPAGSEPWLPVPAQWRTLTRAAQEADPGSTLSLYTEALRLRRELDALGDGTLTWLDSPAETLVFRRDPGFVCAVNLGSEEVRLPLSGEVLLAGAGVEARDGVLVLPPDTAAWLRD is encoded by the coding sequence ATGCAGTTGACCCCCGAGCCCGACACCGCAGCTCCCAGCGCCCGCCGAGGATGGTGGCGCGACGCGGTGATCTACCAGGTCTACGTGCGCAGCTTCGCCGACTCCAACGGCGACGGAGAGGGCGACCTGCCCGGCATCCGGCAGCGGCTGCCCAAGCTGGCCGCGTTGGGCGTCGACGCCGTCTGGCTCACCCCTTTCTACGTGTCCCCGCTCGCCGACGGCGGCTACGACGTGGCGGACTACCGCGACGTCGATCCGCGGTTCGGCACTCTCGCCGACTTCGACGAGCTGCTGGAGTCGGCCCACGACCTGGGCCTGCGGGTGATCATCGACATCGTCCCCAACCACACCTCTTCGGCGCACCGCTGGTTCCGCGAGGCCGTCGAGGCGGGCCCCGGCTCCCCGGAGCGGCGGCGCTACGTGTTCCGCCCCGGCAAGGGGCCCGACGGCGACGAGCCGCCGAACAACTGGAAGTCGATCTTCGGCGGCGCCGCGTGGACCCGGCTGAAGCGCCCGGACGGCACCCCCGAGGAGTGGTACCTGCACCTGTTCGACGCCGAGCAGCCCGATCTCGACTGGACCAGCCCGGAGGTGCGCGACGAGTTCGACGACGTGCTGCGGTTCTGGCTGGACCGGGGCGTGGACGGCTTCCGCATCGACGTGGCCCACGGCATGGTCAAGGACCCCTCGCTGCCCGACATCGCCGAGGGCCAGGAGGCCGGCCTGCTCGACGGGCACACCCGGCTGCCCTACTTCGACCAGGACGGCGTGCACGAGATCTACCGGCACTGGCGCGCGCTCCTGGACGGCTACGACGACCGGGCCATGGTCGCCGAGGCCTGGGTGGAGGACGCCCAGCGGGTGGCGCGCTACCTGCGGCCCGACGAGCTGCACCAGGCGTTCAACTTCGAGTACCTGACCGCCCCGTGGCGCAGCGCCGGGCTGCGCACCGTCATCGAGGGCTCGCTGGCCGCCAACGCCGCGGTGGGAGCACCCACGACCTGGGTGCTGTCCAACCACGACGTGGTCCGCCACGTCACCCGGTTCGGCGGCGGGGAGGCGGGGCTGCGCCGGGCCGGGGCCGCCACGCTGCTCATGCTGGCCCTGCCCGGCTCGGTCTACCTCTACCAGGGCGAGGAGCTCGGCCTCCCCGAGGTCACCGACCTGCCCGAGGAGTCGCTGCAGGACCCGACCTGGGAGCGCTCCGGCCGCACCGAGCGGGGCAGGGACGGATGCCGGGTGCCGCTGCCCTGGGAGGGCGCTGAGCCGCCGTTCGGCTTCGGTCCGGCCGGCAGCGAGCCGTGGCTGCCGGTTCCGGCGCAGTGGCGGACGCTGACCCGCGCCGCCCAGGAGGCCGACCCCGGTTCGACGCTGTCGCTCTACACCGAGGCGCTGCGACTCCGGCGCGAGCTGGACGCCCTCGGTGACGGCACGCTGACCTGGCTGGACTCCCCCGCCGAGACCCTGGTCTTCCGGCGCGACCCCGGGTTCGTCTGCGCGGTCAACCTCGGTTCCGAGGAGGTGCGGTTGCCGTTGAGCGGGGAGGTCCTGCTCGCCGGCGCCGGGGTGGAGGCGCGCGACGGCGTGCTCGTGCTGCCGCCCGACACCGCCGCGTGGCTGCGCGACTGA
- a CDS encoding sugar ABC transporter substrate-binding protein — protein MKIRSASVFTGAAALTLLATACGGGDTGGETQAAAEDAMVIWADDERTDVLLPFAEEFGDAHGVEVEVQAVPNDELQSSFVTAHQAGSGPDIVVGAHDWTGNFVQNGAIDPIQLPQDTVEAFAPTAIEAVTYNDQLYGVPYAMENLVLIRNTDLAPEEPASVEEMVEAGTGLRDAGDVEEIMGLQVGQVGDPYHIHPFYTSAGGYLFGRDDNGDYDPTDLGVGTDESIAAFERIAELGEEGSGALKRSIDDQNVASLFNDGRTAYFVTGPWSLPDIRTAGIPYEISAVPGFEGGEEARPFVSVQTFYVAAGGANKVLAQEFVTNYVAKPELAVALYESDPRPPALTAALEQIGEDDPDLAKVVAAGENGDPLPAIPQMAAIWDPFGKAEASVIGGADPEETVTAAGETIADQIG, from the coding sequence ATGAAGATCCGTAGCGCGAGCGTGTTCACGGGCGCCGCGGCCCTCACGCTGCTCGCAACCGCCTGCGGCGGTGGCGACACCGGCGGGGAGACCCAAGCGGCGGCCGAGGACGCCATGGTCATCTGGGCCGACGACGAGCGCACCGACGTCCTGCTGCCCTTCGCCGAGGAGTTCGGCGATGCCCACGGCGTGGAGGTCGAGGTCCAGGCAGTGCCGAACGACGAGCTGCAGTCCAGCTTCGTCACCGCGCACCAGGCGGGCTCCGGGCCCGATATCGTGGTCGGCGCGCACGACTGGACCGGCAACTTCGTACAGAACGGCGCGATCGACCCGATCCAGCTTCCCCAGGACACGGTCGAGGCGTTCGCCCCGACGGCCATCGAGGCCGTGACCTACAACGACCAGCTCTACGGCGTCCCCTACGCCATGGAGAACCTGGTGCTGATCCGCAACACCGACCTGGCCCCCGAGGAACCGGCCAGCGTCGAGGAGATGGTCGAGGCCGGCACCGGGCTGCGCGACGCCGGCGACGTCGAGGAGATCATGGGGCTGCAGGTCGGCCAGGTCGGCGACCCCTACCACATCCACCCCTTCTACACCTCGGCCGGCGGCTACCTGTTCGGCAGGGACGACAACGGCGATTACGACCCCACCGACCTCGGCGTCGGCACCGATGAGTCGATCGCCGCCTTCGAGCGGATCGCCGAGCTCGGCGAGGAGGGCAGCGGCGCGCTGAAGCGCTCCATCGACGACCAGAACGTCGCCTCGCTGTTCAACGACGGCAGGACCGCCTACTTCGTCACCGGCCCGTGGTCGCTCCCCGACATCAGGACGGCCGGGATCCCCTACGAGATCAGCGCGGTCCCCGGTTTCGAGGGCGGCGAGGAGGCGCGCCCGTTCGTCAGCGTGCAGACCTTCTACGTCGCGGCCGGCGGCGCCAACAAGGTGCTGGCCCAGGAGTTCGTGACCAACTACGTGGCCAAGCCCGAGCTCGCCGTCGCCCTCTATGAGTCCGACCCCCGCCCGCCGGCGCTCACCGCCGCGCTGGAGCAGATCGGCGAGGACGACCCGGACCTGGCGAAGGTGGTCGCCGCCGGGGAGAACGGCGACCCGCTCCCGGCCATCCCGCAGATGGCGGCCATCTGGGACCCCTTCGGCAAGGCCGAGGCCTCGGTCATCGGCGGGGCCGACCCCGAGGAGACCGTCACGGCCGCCGGGGAGACCATCGCGGACCAGATCGGCTGA
- a CDS encoding ABC transporter permease subunit: MAPNRRGTAGAPGGAPAPPPLPGGSLVRNGSPAGQLVKIAVLGLAAALALWAAFPLYAAGNWIGISVVAGVTALIFYVYLSPRRVPVKYLLPGTLLLIAFQILPVLFTVSTSVTNFGDGHRGSKEEAIASIEAASVERSADSVDYALSVAAVGDPAGGELVFLLTAPDGTSYAGDAEGLTELAPGDATVSTAGRITEAEGYVVLTAAEVSARGEEIAAFAVPTGGGSGIRSSGLSAAYEGSATRAYDEECDCITDSASGAVFTADDERGVFVDEAGQRLPQGWQVDVGWSNFTKVLTDPSVNASFFGILAWNIAFAAGTVLLVFVVGLALALVMHVQGLRGRTAYRILLVLPYAMPSFAMFLLWRDMFNADFGLVNRMFGLDVDWLGDPWTARAALLLVNMWLGYPYLFLVATGALQSIPRELVQAARIDGAGAWQAFRHVTLPLLMVAMTPILVSTFAFNFNNFNAVYLMTEGGPFPPGNPMAGATDLLITYTYRLAFGGQGAQYGYAAAVSVFIFLIVALISLVSLRQSRSLEEVH; this comes from the coding sequence GTGGCACCCAATCGACGCGGTACCGCGGGCGCCCCGGGAGGGGCGCCCGCGCCCCCTCCCCTCCCCGGCGGCTCCCTCGTCCGGAACGGCTCGCCGGCCGGGCAGCTCGTCAAGATCGCCGTGCTCGGCCTGGCCGCCGCCCTCGCGCTGTGGGCGGCCTTTCCGCTGTACGCCGCCGGGAACTGGATCGGGATCTCGGTGGTGGCCGGCGTCACCGCCCTGATCTTCTACGTCTACCTCTCCCCTCGGCGCGTCCCGGTCAAGTACCTGCTGCCCGGCACGCTCCTGCTCATCGCGTTCCAGATCCTGCCGGTGCTCTTCACCGTCAGCACCTCGGTCACGAACTTCGGGGACGGGCACCGCGGGAGCAAGGAGGAGGCGATCGCCTCGATCGAGGCCGCCTCGGTCGAGCGCTCGGCCGACTCGGTGGACTACGCGCTCAGCGTCGCCGCGGTCGGCGACCCCGCGGGCGGGGAGCTGGTCTTCCTGCTCACCGCGCCCGACGGGACCTCCTACGCCGGCGACGCCGAGGGCCTGACCGAGCTGGCGCCCGGCGATGCCACGGTCAGCACCGCGGGCAGGATCACCGAGGCCGAGGGCTACGTCGTGCTCACGGCCGCCGAGGTCAGCGCGCGCGGCGAGGAGATCGCGGCGTTCGCGGTGCCCACCGGCGGCGGATCGGGCATCCGCTCCAGCGGGCTGTCCGCCGCCTACGAGGGCTCGGCGACCCGCGCCTACGACGAGGAGTGCGACTGCATCACCGACTCCGCGAGCGGCGCCGTCTTCACCGCCGACGACGAGCGCGGCGTCTTCGTCGACGAGGCCGGTCAGCGGCTCCCCCAGGGGTGGCAGGTCGACGTCGGGTGGAGCAACTTCACCAAGGTCCTCACCGACCCGTCGGTGAACGCGTCCTTCTTCGGCATCCTGGCCTGGAACATCGCCTTCGCCGCCGGAACGGTCCTGCTGGTCTTCGTCGTCGGGCTGGCCCTGGCGCTGGTCATGCACGTCCAGGGGCTGCGCGGCCGGACGGCCTACCGGATCCTGCTGGTGCTGCCCTATGCGATGCCGTCGTTCGCGATGTTCCTGCTGTGGCGCGACATGTTCAACGCCGACTTCGGCCTGGTCAACCGGATGTTCGGCCTCGACGTCGACTGGCTGGGCGATCCGTGGACCGCCCGGGCCGCGCTGCTCCTGGTCAACATGTGGCTCGGCTACCCCTACCTGTTCCTCGTGGCCACCGGCGCGCTGCAGTCCATCCCCCGCGAGCTCGTGCAGGCGGCCCGGATCGACGGTGCGGGCGCCTGGCAGGCGTTCCGGCACGTCACGCTGCCGCTGCTGATGGTCGCGATGACGCCGATCCTGGTCTCGACGTTCGCGTTCAACTTCAACAACTTCAACGCCGTCTACCTGATGACCGAAGGCGGCCCGTTCCCGCCCGGCAACCCCATGGCGGGGGCGACCGACCTGCTCATCACCTACACCTACCGGCTGGCGTTCGGCGGCCAGGGGGCGCAGTACGGCTACGCGGCGGCGGTGTCGGTGTTCATCTTCCTCATCGTGGCGCTGATCTCCCTGGTGAGCCTGAGGCAGAGCAGATCCCTGGAAGAGGTGCACTGA
- a CDS encoding sugar ABC transporter permease, translated as MATTTGNRTLRWARRSGWRHLVIWVALAFALFPILFVVSAALNPLGTLSTSQLVPSGFGLDNAVRLFRNTPFGDWYLNSILIALANAAATVFLSALAAYAFSRFRFTGRRVGLFGLLLIQMFPQFLAIVAIYLMFTTVTEYWPSIGFDTPWGLLLVYLGGALGVNTWLMKGFFDTVPRELDESARVDGASHAQTFFRIMLPLVTPVLAIVGLLVFIATINEFLIASVFLRDPEAKTVALGLYGMISGERDANFGMFAVGTLLIALPTMAVFWFLQRFIAEGLTSGAVKG; from the coding sequence ATGGCGACGACAACGGGGAACCGCACGCTGCGCTGGGCGCGCCGGAGCGGATGGCGGCACCTGGTGATCTGGGTCGCGCTGGCCTTCGCACTGTTCCCGATCCTGTTCGTGGTGTCGGCCGCGCTGAACCCGCTGGGCACCCTCAGCACGAGCCAGTTGGTGCCCTCCGGATTCGGCCTGGACAACGCGGTCCGGCTGTTCCGCAACACCCCGTTCGGCGACTGGTACCTGAACTCGATCCTGATCGCGCTGGCCAACGCCGCGGCCACGGTGTTCCTGTCGGCCCTGGCGGCCTACGCCTTCAGCAGGTTCCGGTTCACCGGGCGGCGGGTCGGGCTGTTCGGACTGCTGCTGATCCAGATGTTCCCGCAGTTCCTGGCGATCGTGGCGATCTATCTGATGTTCACGACGGTCACCGAGTACTGGCCGTCGATCGGCTTCGACACGCCATGGGGGCTGCTGCTGGTCTACCTGGGCGGGGCGCTGGGCGTGAACACGTGGCTGATGAAGGGCTTCTTCGACACGGTCCCGCGCGAACTGGACGAGTCGGCGCGGGTCGACGGGGCCAGCCACGCCCAGACGTTCTTCAGGATCATGCTGCCCCTGGTGACCCCGGTGCTCGCGATCGTCGGCCTGCTGGTGTTCATCGCCACGATCAACGAGTTCCTGATCGCCAGCGTGTTCCTGCGCGACCCGGAGGCCAAGACGGTCGCGCTGGGCCTGTACGGGATGATCTCCGGCGAGCGCGACGCCAACTTCGGCATGTTCGCCGTCGGCACGCTGCTCATCGCGCTCCCGACGATGGCGGTGTTCTGGTTCCTCCAGCGCTTCATCGCCGAGGGCCTGACCAGCGGCGCGGTCAAGGGCTGA